A region of Maribacter algicola DNA encodes the following proteins:
- a CDS encoding N-acetylmuramoyl-L-alanine amidase-like domain-containing protein: MKYTLLFFLLFLPLSRTKAQTITCSPLDRQAVQTKIDETQGLEQPDFGQTLVAVGKTFLKTPYVAKTLEIGNTETLVINLQGLDCTTFVENVLTFSLMLKEDKTTFDDFTRTLETIRYKDGDLDGYASRLHYFSEWIANNTEKGLIEDITGEIGGNQITKDINFMSEHRDLYPFLADDTNFEKIKTSENFLNSQPICVLAQDEIANNEHLIQSGDIIALATSINGLDVTHTGIATREADGRIHLLHASTGSMEVEVSEKPLAEYLKKIKGNTGIMVARPL, encoded by the coding sequence ATGAAATATACCTTACTATTTTTCCTTTTGTTCCTTCCATTGAGTAGGACAAAGGCCCAGACTATCACCTGCTCTCCATTGGACAGGCAGGCTGTACAGACTAAAATTGATGAGACCCAAGGTTTGGAACAACCTGATTTTGGACAAACCTTAGTCGCGGTAGGCAAAACTTTTCTAAAGACGCCATACGTGGCCAAAACACTGGAAATTGGGAACACGGAAACTTTGGTAATTAACCTACAGGGGCTGGATTGTACGACGTTCGTAGAAAATGTTCTTACATTTTCATTGATGCTTAAGGAGGATAAAACCACATTCGATGACTTTACTCGGACATTAGAAACCATTCGGTATAAAGATGGAGACCTTGACGGTTATGCGTCTAGACTTCATTACTTTTCAGAATGGATCGCCAATAATACAGAAAAGGGGTTAATAGAGGATATTACAGGAGAGATTGGCGGCAACCAAATTACCAAGGACATCAACTTTATGAGCGAGCATCGTGACCTCTATCCCTTTCTTGCTGACGATACCAATTTCGAAAAAATAAAGACATCCGAGAATTTCCTGAACAGTCAGCCTATTTGTGTTTTGGCTCAGGATGAAATTGCCAACAACGAACATTTGATACAATCCGGTGATATCATTGCCTTGGCAACCTCCATCAACGGACTGGATGTTACCCATACCGGAATAGCCACTCGTGAGGCTGACGGGAGAATTCATCTTCTACATGCCTCAACAGGTTCTATGGAAGTGGAAGTTTCGGAAAAACCGCTAGCGGAATATTTGAAAAAAATAAAAGGTAATACTGGTATTATGGTGGCAAGGCCACTATAA
- the hemC gene encoding hydroxymethylbilane synthase — protein MSKSIRIGTRDSELALWQANTVKEQLEALGHSVTLVPVKSTGDLVLDKPLYELGITGIFTKTLDVAMLNGDIDIAVHSMKDVPTQLPKGIVQAAVLKRANYMDILAFKNNEEFLGSPDGIIATGSLRRKAQWLNRYPSHTVVDLRGNVNSRLQKLKDNDWNGAIFAAAGLERIGLEPENTIGLTWMVPAPAQGAIMVVAMENNQEIRKICAELNHEETEICTKVEREFLRELEGGCSAPIGALAYIDKENVVNLKGVLLTVDGSKKLEASLTAPLGKHKNLGIDAARSILSRGGRRLMNELQGADLKTNIFSTKKLTEAQLQRFKGSIKVDSDDFIKISPNRISPIVLKKEHKNVVFTSKNAVESLLTNISPEELQFENIYCVGRKTRRLIRKKIGKVTHFENSATDLANYLVEYIEGTEVTYFHGNLSLDHLPSILEENQITVNKIEAYRTKLSSKSISESVEGILFYSPSTVESYLLKNKPHSIAYCIGETTATEARKHFKEVKVAKIPDTESVIDLVNEDYSS, from the coding sequence ATGAGTAAAAGTATTCGCATAGGCACGCGCGATAGTGAATTGGCACTATGGCAGGCCAATACCGTTAAAGAGCAGCTTGAGGCATTAGGCCATTCCGTAACATTGGTTCCTGTCAAATCAACCGGCGACCTAGTTTTGGACAAACCACTGTATGAACTTGGTATAACAGGGATTTTCACCAAAACCTTGGACGTGGCCATGCTCAATGGTGATATCGATATAGCGGTACACTCCATGAAGGATGTACCTACTCAACTCCCAAAAGGCATTGTTCAAGCTGCGGTCCTCAAAAGGGCCAACTATATGGATATTCTGGCCTTTAAGAACAATGAGGAGTTCTTGGGTTCTCCTGATGGCATTATCGCTACCGGAAGTTTGCGAAGAAAGGCACAATGGCTAAACCGATATCCTTCCCATACCGTAGTAGACCTTAGGGGGAACGTGAACAGCCGCTTACAAAAGTTGAAGGATAACGATTGGAACGGGGCCATATTTGCAGCCGCGGGGTTGGAACGGATTGGCTTGGAACCTGAGAATACAATCGGACTCACATGGATGGTACCCGCACCTGCACAAGGCGCTATTATGGTGGTAGCCATGGAAAATAATCAGGAAATTCGTAAAATATGTGCCGAACTCAACCATGAGGAAACCGAAATCTGCACAAAAGTGGAACGTGAATTCCTAAGGGAATTGGAAGGTGGGTGTTCGGCCCCAATCGGCGCCTTAGCCTATATTGATAAAGAGAACGTCGTTAACCTCAAAGGGGTCCTTCTGACCGTTGACGGATCAAAAAAGCTTGAAGCCTCCTTAACGGCACCCCTGGGCAAACATAAAAACCTAGGGATTGATGCCGCACGAAGTATTTTAAGCCGCGGGGGAAGACGCCTTATGAACGAATTACAAGGTGCGGACCTCAAGACCAATATATTTTCCACAAAAAAACTGACCGAGGCCCAATTACAAAGATTCAAGGGCTCCATTAAAGTTGATTCCGATGATTTTATAAAGATTAGCCCTAACAGGATTTCTCCAATAGTGTTAAAAAAGGAGCATAAAAATGTAGTTTTTACCAGTAAGAATGCCGTAGAAAGTCTTTTGACGAACATAAGTCCCGAAGAACTTCAATTTGAGAATATTTACTGCGTAGGCAGGAAAACAAGGAGACTTATTCGGAAAAAAATTGGTAAAGTGACCCATTTTGAAAACAGTGCTACGGATTTGGCGAATTATCTGGTGGAATATATAGAGGGTACAGAAGTCACCTATTTTCATGGAAACCTTAGTTTGGATCATCTGCCCAGCATTTTGGAGGAAAACCAGATTACCGTAAACAAAATTGAGGCCTACAGGACCAAACTTTCCAGCAAATCCATATCGGAGTCGGTTGAGGGTATTTTGTTTTATAGCCCTTCTACCGTAGAAAGTTATTTATTAAAAAACAAGCCACATTCAATTGCTTATTGCATTGGGGAAACCACAGCAACCGAAGCCCGGAAACATTTCAAGGAAGTGAAAGTTGCAAAAATACCCGATACAGAAAGTGTCATTGATTTGGTAAATGAGGATTATAGTAGTTAG
- a CDS encoding PhzF family phenazine biosynthesis protein: MKQKIYQIDAFTNKLFGGNPAAVCILEKWLSDDTMQKIAAENNLAETAFSVPHGNDYELRWFTPEVEVDLCGHATLATAYVIFNYYDYKDHTIRFISPRSGELLVKRDETGQMTMDFPTDDLVPIDSVKEINEAIGKEPLETFKGKTDYLLIYEDQQDIENIRPNFHLVDQLDCRGVIVSAKGDAVDFVSRFFAPQCGIPEDPVTGSAHTTLTPYWSKKLNKTVMSAQQLSQRGGSLTCEYSGTRVKISGQAVCYLEGEITI; the protein is encoded by the coding sequence ATGAAACAAAAAATATATCAAATCGATGCTTTTACGAACAAGCTCTTTGGTGGTAACCCGGCAGCGGTTTGTATTCTGGAAAAATGGTTGTCCGATGATACCATGCAAAAAATAGCCGCGGAAAATAATTTGGCAGAAACCGCTTTTTCCGTTCCTCATGGCAATGATTATGAACTACGCTGGTTTACACCAGAGGTAGAGGTCGACCTATGTGGACATGCTACCTTGGCCACGGCCTACGTTATCTTTAATTATTACGATTACAAAGATCATACCATTAGGTTTATTTCGCCTAGAAGCGGTGAACTTCTGGTAAAAAGGGATGAAACCGGACAAATGACCATGGATTTTCCTACGGACGACCTGGTTCCCATTGACAGTGTGAAGGAAATTAACGAAGCCATTGGAAAGGAGCCCTTAGAAACATTTAAAGGGAAAACAGATTACTTGTTGATTTACGAAGACCAGCAAGATATTGAAAACATTAGGCCGAATTTTCACTTAGTGGACCAGTTGGATTGCAGGGGAGTCATCGTTTCGGCTAAAGGAGATGCTGTCGATTTTGTGTCCCGTTTCTTTGCTCCACAATGTGGTATTCCGGAAGATCCAGTAACAGGTTCGGCACACACGACCCTTACGCCGTATTGGTCGAAAAAATTGAACAAAACTGTTATGAGTGCCCAACAATTATCGCAACGTGGAGGAAGCTTGACTTGTGAATATTCGGGAACCAGGGTGAAAATTTCAGGACAGGCAGTTTGTTATCTTGAAGGTGAAATCACTATATAA
- the hemA gene encoding glutamyl-tRNA reductase, with protein MKDYHISKHNSFYTIGLNYKKADAEVRGKFSLDEASMTALLAKAKEQGIDGLLATSTCNRTELHGFAQHPFQLIKLLCDFSLGSVEEFQEVAYVYKNKEAISHLFRVGTGLDSQILGDFEIISQLKQSFFRSKKQDIANPFIERLVNAVIQASKRIKNETEISSGATSVAFASVQYILNNVENISEKNILLFGTGKIGRNTCENLIKHTKNPHITLINRTKEKADKVGGKFNLTVKDYGDLQAEIRKTDVLVVATGAQKPTVCKELIYTKNPLLILDLSIPKNVDDNVLELDNVSLLHLDHLSQMTDETLEKRKLFIPRAEAIIEEVKEDFIQWLETRKFAPVIKALKMKLKTMKDEELDYQSKKTSNFDAEQAEIISNRIIQKITKQFANHLKDDTIDSDSSLELIQKVFQLELETK; from the coding sequence ATGAAGGACTATCACATTTCTAAACATAACTCCTTTTATACGATCGGCCTTAATTATAAAAAGGCTGATGCCGAGGTAAGAGGGAAATTCAGTTTGGACGAGGCATCCATGACGGCACTCCTGGCAAAAGCGAAGGAACAGGGTATCGATGGGTTATTGGCCACCTCCACCTGTAATAGAACTGAACTTCATGGTTTTGCCCAGCATCCCTTTCAATTGATCAAATTATTGTGCGACTTTTCCCTTGGCAGTGTGGAGGAGTTTCAAGAAGTGGCCTATGTGTATAAAAACAAGGAAGCTATTTCGCACTTATTTCGGGTTGGAACGGGATTGGATAGTCAGATTTTAGGTGATTTTGAAATCATCAGTCAATTAAAGCAGAGTTTTTTCCGTTCTAAAAAACAGGATATCGCCAATCCGTTCATAGAGCGTTTGGTCAATGCGGTCATTCAGGCCAGCAAACGCATAAAAAATGAAACCGAGATATCTTCGGGTGCAACTTCGGTGGCATTTGCATCGGTTCAATATATTTTAAACAACGTTGAGAATATTTCCGAAAAGAACATTCTTCTCTTTGGTACGGGTAAAATTGGACGAAACACCTGTGAAAATCTTATCAAGCATACCAAAAACCCACATATTACACTAATTAACCGAACTAAGGAGAAAGCGGATAAGGTGGGTGGTAAGTTTAACCTTACCGTTAAGGATTATGGTGACCTGCAAGCGGAAATACGCAAAACAGATGTTCTGGTCGTTGCCACAGGTGCACAAAAGCCCACCGTTTGCAAAGAACTCATTTACACAAAGAACCCTTTATTAATTTTAGATCTTTCAATTCCTAAAAATGTGGACGACAACGTTTTGGAACTGGATAACGTATCCCTCCTACATTTGGACCATTTATCCCAAATGACGGACGAAACCCTGGAGAAACGGAAGCTTTTCATCCCAAGAGCGGAAGCTATCATTGAAGAAGTCAAGGAAGATTTCATACAATGGCTGGAGACGCGTAAATTTGCTCCCGTTATCAAGGCACTTAAAATGAAGCTAAAGACCATGAAGGATGAAGAGTTGGACTATCAATCCAAAAAAACCTCAAATTTTGATGCCGAACAGGCCGAAATCATATCCAACAGAATCATCCAGAAAATCACCAAGCAATTTGCCAACCATCTTAAGGACGACACTATTGATTCAGATTCTAGCCTAGAGCTTATCCAAAAAGTGTTTCAATTAGAGCTAGAGACTAAATGA
- the hemF gene encoding oxygen-dependent coproporphyrinogen oxidase, whose product MKDKFFEYIHQLQDTITKKLESIDGKAKFQEDFWERPEGGGGRTRVIENGDVFEKGGVNISGVHGALPESMQAYFGVKDADFFACGLSLVLHPKNPMVPTVHANWRYFEMYNNDGNVVDQWFGGGQDLTPYYLFEEDAKHFHEICKAACDKHDPSFYPTYKKRCDEYFWNTHRNEARGVGGLFFDYCKATEKMSMEDWYNFVTEIGNSFLDCYIPIVTKRKDLAYTQEQRDWQEIRRGRYVEFNLVHDKGTLFGLKTNGRIESILMSLPPHVQWRYDHHPVAGSAEEKLIHVLQEPKAWV is encoded by the coding sequence ATGAAGGATAAATTTTTCGAGTACATACACCAGCTACAGGATACCATCACTAAAAAACTTGAATCCATTGATGGCAAGGCAAAATTTCAAGAAGATTTTTGGGAACGGCCCGAAGGAGGAGGCGGACGTACGCGGGTCATTGAAAATGGGGATGTCTTCGAAAAAGGTGGCGTAAATATTTCGGGGGTTCACGGAGCTTTGCCCGAAAGTATGCAGGCCTATTTTGGGGTGAAAGATGCCGATTTTTTTGCGTGCGGACTAAGTTTAGTCCTACACCCAAAAAACCCTATGGTGCCCACCGTACATGCTAATTGGCGCTATTTTGAAATGTATAATAACGATGGAAACGTGGTGGATCAGTGGTTTGGTGGTGGGCAGGATTTGACTCCGTATTATTTATTCGAGGAAGATGCCAAGCACTTTCATGAAATTTGCAAAGCAGCATGTGACAAACACGACCCCAGTTTTTATCCCACCTATAAAAAACGCTGTGATGAGTATTTTTGGAATACGCACCGGAACGAGGCTAGAGGCGTTGGCGGTCTATTTTTCGATTATTGCAAGGCAACGGAGAAAATGTCCATGGAAGACTGGTACAACTTCGTTACCGAGATAGGAAACAGTTTCTTGGATTGTTATATACCGATTGTTACAAAACGTAAGGACCTCGCCTACACCCAAGAACAAAGGGACTGGCAAGAAATCAGAAGGGGCAGGTATGTTGAATTCAATCTGGTTCATGATAAGGGCACACTTTTCGGTTTAAAAACCAACGGTCGTATTGAAAGTATCTTGATGAGCCTACCGCCGCATGTGCAATGGCGATATGACCATCATCCTGTAGCAGGTAGTGCGGAAGAAAAACTGATCCATGTTCTGCAAGAACCAAAAGCCTGGGTTTAG
- a CDS encoding helix-turn-helix transcriptional regulator, translating to MESKNIAQGSFEELLIENGFYVLKIQNNTSETKNVTREINRSYIQFHFCLKGGGKFVFNQGTYALEVSEENSLLLYNTQLDLPLNLMLAPNSWMVSVVMSIRKFHSLFSDEAGYIPFLSEENQEKKYYAQEPVSPPIAVVLSQIINYNLHPTIKGLYLKGKIYELIALYFNKNTDADVEQCPFLVDEDNVKRIRKAKEIIISNMAEPPTLTQLSKEIGLSLKRLKEGFKQIYGDSVYSFLFDYKMEHARKLLESGQYNVTEIGLKIGYSTSSHFIAAFKKKYGTTPKKYVMALASTT from the coding sequence ATGGAAAGCAAAAACATCGCCCAAGGTTCCTTTGAGGAACTACTGATAGAAAATGGATTTTATGTACTTAAAATTCAGAACAATACTTCAGAAACAAAGAACGTCACACGCGAGATCAACCGCAGTTATATCCAATTCCACTTCTGTTTAAAAGGAGGGGGGAAGTTTGTTTTTAACCAAGGAACCTATGCCTTGGAGGTATCCGAGGAGAATTCGCTGTTGCTTTATAATACGCAATTGGATTTGCCCTTGAACCTTATGTTGGCCCCAAATTCATGGATGGTTTCCGTGGTAATGAGTATACGTAAATTTCATTCCTTGTTTTCAGACGAGGCCGGTTATATTCCTTTTCTTAGTGAAGAGAACCAGGAAAAGAAGTATTATGCACAGGAACCGGTATCGCCCCCAATCGCTGTGGTTTTGAGTCAGATCATCAACTACAATCTACATCCAACGATAAAAGGACTTTATTTAAAAGGCAAGATATATGAATTGATCGCTCTTTATTTTAATAAAAATACGGATGCCGATGTAGAACAGTGTCCGTTTCTGGTAGACGAGGATAACGTGAAACGGATCCGAAAGGCCAAGGAAATCATTATTTCCAATATGGCGGAACCACCTACCTTGACCCAGCTTTCCAAAGAAATAGGCCTGAGTTTAAAGCGTTTAAAAGAGGGTTTTAAGCAAATCTATGGCGATTCCGTGTACAGCTTTCTATTCGATTATAAAATGGAACATGCCAGGAAGTTACTAGAATCCGGTCAATATAATGTTACTGAGATCGGCTTAAAGATTGGCTATAGTACATCCAGCCATTTTATAGCTGCTTTTAAGAAAAAGTATGGGACAACGCCCAAGAAATATGTGATGGCGTTGGCTAGTACTACTTGA
- the hemB gene encoding porphobilinogen synthase produces the protein MYPLIRNRRLRASESIRRLVRETIISPDDFLVPLFVVEGKGIKEEIASMPNYFRLSLDNLEKEVKELWSLGLSSVLLFVKVPDNLKDNAGAEAVNDNGLMQLAIKTVKNACPQMLVMTDVALDPYSSYGHDGIVADGQILNDETVEILSEMSVSHAKAGADFVAPSDMMDGRILSIREALEDEGYSNTGIMSYSAKYASAFYGPFRDALDSAPVDIKNVPKDKKTYQMDYANRYEAIRETQMDIDEGADIVMVKPGLCYLDIVREIRNEVDVPVAVYQVSGEYAMVKAAAEKGWLDHDAVMMEQLTAIKRAGANIIASYFAKDVVKLLNT, from the coding sequence ATGTACCCACTCATAAGAAACAGAAGATTACGCGCATCCGAATCCATTAGAAGATTGGTTAGGGAAACCATCATAAGTCCGGATGATTTTTTAGTACCCCTTTTCGTCGTAGAAGGTAAAGGAATAAAGGAAGAGATTGCCTCCATGCCCAATTACTTTCGGTTGAGTTTGGACAATTTGGAAAAAGAGGTCAAGGAACTCTGGAGTCTGGGACTTTCCTCCGTACTGTTGTTCGTGAAAGTCCCTGACAATCTAAAAGACAATGCAGGGGCGGAAGCTGTAAATGACAACGGGCTCATGCAATTGGCCATTAAAACGGTCAAAAATGCCTGTCCGCAGATGTTGGTCATGACCGATGTCGCCCTTGACCCCTATTCGTCATACGGGCATGATGGGATTGTGGCCGACGGACAAATCCTAAATGACGAAACCGTAGAAATTCTTTCTGAAATGAGCGTTTCGCATGCCAAGGCCGGAGCTGATTTTGTGGCGCCCAGCGATATGATGGACGGTAGAATACTCAGCATTCGCGAAGCTTTGGAAGATGAAGGATATAGCAACACCGGTATTATGAGCTATAGTGCCAAATACGCCAGTGCCTTTTATGGGCCGTTCAGGGATGCCCTAGATTCTGCGCCCGTAGATATTAAAAACGTTCCCAAGGACAAAAAGACCTACCAGATGGATTATGCCAATCGGTACGAAGCTATCAGGGAAACCCAAATGGACATTGACGAAGGTGCCGATATCGTCATGGTAAAACCCGGACTTTGCTATTTGGATATTGTCCGTGAAATTAGGAACGAAGTGGACGTGCCTGTGGCGGTGTACCAGGTCTCTGGCGAATACGCCATGGTAAAAGCTGCTGCCGAAAAAGGCTGGCTAGACCATGATGCCGTGATGATGGAACAACTGACCGCAATCAAACGTGCCGGGGCCAATATCATAGCGTCCTATTTCGCTAAAGATGTTGTCAAACTGCTTAATACCTAA
- the hemE gene encoding uroporphyrinogen decarboxylase, protein MIKNDLFLRALKGETVERPPVWMMRQAGRYLPEFMEIKEKYDFFTRCQTPELASEITVQPIRRFGMDAAILFSDILVIPQAMNIEVQMKPNFGPYLPNPIRSQKGVDEVIVPDVEEALDYVMQAITATKEKLNNEVPLIGFAGSPWTILCYCVQGQGSKTFDKAKEFCFTQPVAAHELLQKITETTIAYLKAKVKAGVNAVQVFDSWGGMLSPMDYQEFSWQYIQQIVDALKEDTPVIVFGKGCWFALKEMSQSGASALGVDWTCSAQNARYLTGGNITLQGNFDPARLLSPPSEIKKMVTQMIHEFGKDRYVVNLGHGILPNVPVENAKAFIDAVKEYKETH, encoded by the coding sequence ATGATAAAGAACGATTTATTCCTTAGGGCCCTAAAAGGTGAAACAGTAGAGAGACCTCCGGTTTGGATGATGCGCCAAGCAGGCAGATACCTTCCGGAATTCATGGAAATCAAGGAGAAATACGACTTTTTTACTCGATGTCAAACCCCAGAACTGGCTTCGGAAATAACGGTACAGCCCATCCGAAGGTTTGGTATGGATGCCGCCATTCTCTTCAGCGATATCTTGGTGATTCCGCAGGCAATGAACATTGAGGTTCAAATGAAACCTAATTTTGGTCCCTATCTACCAAACCCCATAAGAAGCCAAAAGGGCGTTGATGAAGTTATCGTTCCTGATGTAGAAGAGGCATTGGATTATGTGATGCAGGCCATTACCGCTACCAAAGAGAAATTAAATAACGAAGTGCCGCTGATAGGTTTTGCGGGATCTCCATGGACCATTCTTTGCTATTGTGTACAAGGACAAGGCAGTAAGACTTTTGACAAGGCCAAGGAATTCTGTTTTACACAACCAGTGGCAGCCCATGAATTGTTGCAAAAAATCACGGAGACCACCATTGCCTATTTGAAAGCTAAGGTAAAGGCGGGCGTCAACGCCGTACAGGTTTTCGATTCTTGGGGAGGGATGTTGTCACCTATGGATTATCAAGAGTTTTCATGGCAATACATACAACAAATAGTAGACGCCCTTAAGGAAGATACCCCAGTAATCGTCTTTGGTAAAGGATGCTGGTTTGCGCTCAAGGAAATGTCCCAATCAGGGGCCTCGGCCCTTGGTGTGGATTGGACCTGTTCCGCCCAAAATGCACGCTATCTCACCGGTGGCAATATTACGCTACAGGGTAATTTTGATCCGGCCAGGTTATTGTCACCTCCATCGGAAATCAAAAAAATGGTCACGCAAATGATCCATGAATTTGGTAAGGACAGATATGTTGTGAATTTAGGACACGGAATCCTGCCCAATGTTCCGGTGGAAAATGCGAAGGCTTTCATAGATGCCGTTAAGGAATATAAAGAAACGCACTGA
- a CDS encoding GNAT family N-acetyltransferase, which translates to MIPIANGTFEITPIHEKYAWRICDFVTVNTSRLKTYFPQTLTENLTPELSKLFVDQKIKDFNSKTEFVFVIKNTIDRSVAGLLFVKNLDFDKKEAEIAYCIGYQHEGIGITTMAVKEITAWAFKEQDLRTLRIIVHKSNPASIRIAEKCGYTWKETLPKEHQPPAMQPMDMELYVKAYEG; encoded by the coding sequence ATGATTCCCATCGCGAACGGTACTTTTGAAATAACGCCCATCCATGAAAAATACGCATGGCGAATCTGTGATTTTGTTACGGTCAACACCTCAAGGCTTAAAACCTATTTCCCTCAAACCCTGACCGAAAATTTGACCCCGGAGCTTTCCAAATTATTCGTCGACCAAAAAATTAAGGATTTTAATAGCAAGACCGAATTTGTGTTCGTGATAAAAAATACCATCGATAGAAGCGTAGCGGGTTTGCTCTTTGTAAAAAATCTGGATTTTGATAAAAAGGAGGCCGAAATCGCCTATTGTATTGGGTACCAGCACGAAGGCATTGGGATAACGACCATGGCGGTCAAAGAGATAACGGCTTGGGCATTCAAGGAACAAGACCTAAGAACATTGCGAATCATTGTACATAAGTCGAATCCCGCAAGTATACGTATCGCAGAAAAGTGTGGGTATACGTGGAAGGAAACCTTGCCCAAAGAACATCAGCCACCAGCAATGCAACCTATGGATATGGAATTATATGTGAAAGCTTATGAAGGATAA
- a CDS encoding serine hydrolase domain-containing protein: MKNVLFYASLSCFMILGGCKHQTHEQVTPSPTEKAQRFSNNYIPPKFENDQRTSKITGAQDKIQRIFEANAKARHIPGISYGIVVDDSLVLTGSYGVIDLETQIEANTTKAFRIASMTKSFTAMAILKLRDEGKLDLDDPVSNYFPQLDTLVYLTQDSPAITIKNLLTMTAGFPEDNPWGDRHLNDATEMLENMLAEGLSLSKVPSFQFEYSNTGYGMLGQIVAKVSGITYQEYITQNILRPLAMEHTYWEYEKVPKDMLVHGYRYEDDTWKPEPILHDGVFGSMGGLITTIADFSKYVSFHLSAWPPRSEKDNGPVKRSTLREMHTPQYPYLSTWATDWNNEPCARVSGYGYGLGISEDCKGIIKVSHGGALPGYGSNYSFFPEYGIGIMAFGNLTYTGPLPLDEISKVLFEELELQPRKKVASQMLKKKKDQLVSALKTWETGMDTTLFADNFFLDRSLEKRTQHISDLKQTIGEIDSIGEIRPRNQLRGDFEIYGKHGAISVFFTLNPEIDPKIQQLEMRINP, encoded by the coding sequence ATGAAAAATGTCCTTTTCTACGCTTCCCTGTCCTGCTTTATGATCCTGGGTGGCTGTAAACATCAGACCCATGAGCAAGTTACTCCCAGCCCTACGGAAAAAGCTCAGCGGTTCTCCAACAATTATATCCCTCCAAAATTTGAAAACGATCAGCGGACCAGCAAAATTACTGGGGCACAGGATAAAATCCAGAGGATTTTTGAAGCCAATGCAAAAGCAAGACATATTCCGGGCATCAGCTACGGCATTGTAGTGGACGATTCACTGGTACTTACCGGAAGTTATGGTGTTATTGACCTTGAAACACAAATCGAAGCCAACACAACAAAAGCCTTCCGGATTGCGAGCATGACAAAGAGTTTTACGGCCATGGCCATTTTAAAATTGCGGGACGAAGGCAAGCTGGACTTGGACGACCCTGTATCAAATTACTTTCCGCAGTTGGACACCTTAGTATACCTTACCCAAGATTCCCCGGCAATTACCATAAAGAACCTTCTAACGATGACCGCAGGCTTTCCCGAGGACAACCCTTGGGGTGATCGCCATTTGAACGATGCTACGGAAATGTTGGAAAATATGTTGGCCGAGGGACTTTCCCTCTCCAAAGTTCCATCTTTTCAATTCGAATATAGCAATACAGGATATGGCATGTTGGGCCAGATTGTGGCAAAAGTGTCCGGAATCACCTATCAGGAGTACATTACCCAAAATATCCTAAGACCATTGGCTATGGAGCATACCTACTGGGAATATGAAAAAGTACCCAAGGACATGCTGGTACATGGATACCGATATGAGGACGACACTTGGAAGCCCGAACCCATTTTGCATGATGGTGTCTTCGGTTCCATGGGCGGGCTGATTACCACGATTGCCGATTTTTCAAAATATGTGAGCTTTCACCTCTCCGCATGGCCACCCAGAAGCGAAAAAGACAATGGGCCCGTAAAACGGAGTACCCTACGGGAAATGCATACGCCACAATATCCGTACCTATCCACTTGGGCAACCGATTGGAATAACGAGCCCTGTGCAAGGGTCTCCGGCTATGGATATGGGCTGGGAATTTCGGAAGATTGTAAAGGAATCATAAAGGTTTCCCATGGTGGGGCACTGCCCGGTTATGGTAGTAACTACTCCTTTTTTCCGGAATATGGTATAGGAATTATGGCCTTTGGCAATTTAACCTATACCGGACCTTTGCCCTTGGACGAAATCTCTAAGGTACTGTTTGAGGAACTGGAATTGCAGCCTAGAAAAAAGGTAGCTTCCCAAATGCTTAAAAAAAAGAAAGACCAATTGGTATCCGCTTTGAAAACATGGGAAACCGGGATGGATACCACCTTATTTGCGGATAATTTCTTTTTGGACCGTTCCCTGGAAAAACGAACCCAACACATTTCCGATTTGAAACAAACTATAGGGGAAATCGATTCCATTGGGGAAATACGCCCCAGAAACCAATTACGTGGAGATTTTGAAATTTACGGTAAACATGGCGCCATCTCCGTTTTCTTTACCTTAAACCCTGAAATTGACCCGAAAATCCAACAATTGGAAATGAGAATTAATCCCTGA